The Methanosphaera stadtmanae DSM 3091 genome includes a window with the following:
- a CDS encoding TIGR02253 family HAD-type hydrolase: protein MIQAVFFDMDDTLYDTSGFASIARRAAVKSMVHNGLQCSEEEGYEHLMEIVREKGSNYSKHFNILTNDINGSEDPLIIVNGIITYHNTKFAMLKLQPDSFAILLYLKSKGYKVGLITNGKEFKQWEKLIRLGLYPFFDEIVTSESVGVEKPDAKIYQIAMDRLNVTKGTSIMVGNNFDVDIMGAYNAGMQSMIINSKLTDEQNKKLEQLNYQVRQLDTLTDIMKIL, encoded by the coding sequence ATGATTCAAGCAGTTTTTTTTGATATGGATGATACATTGTATGATACATCAGGTTTTGCTTCTATTGCACGTAGAGCTGCAGTTAAATCTATGGTGCATAATGGCCTACAATGTAGTGAAGAGGAAGGTTATGAACATTTAATGGAAATTGTTAGAGAAAAAGGTTCTAACTATAGTAAACATTTTAATATTTTAACAAATGATATTAATGGTTCTGAAGATCCTTTGATTATTGTAAATGGAATTATCACATATCATAATACTAAATTTGCAATGTTAAAATTACAACCAGACTCTTTTGCAATTCTTTTATATTTAAAAAGTAAGGGTTATAAGGTTGGTTTAATAACTAATGGAAAAGAATTTAAACAATGGGAAAAATTGATTCGTTTAGGACTTTATCCATTTTTTGATGAAATTGTTACATCTGAATCTGTAGGTGTTGAAAAACCAGATGCTAAAATATATCAAATAGCTATGGATAGATTGAATGTAACTAAGGGAACTTCGATCATGGTTGGTAATAATTTTGATGTTGATATTATGGGTGCATATAATGCAGGTATGCAGAGTATGATTATTAATTCAAAACTTACTGATGAACAAAATAAGAAACTTGAGCAATTAAATTATCAGGTTAGACAACTTGATACTTTAACTGATATTATGAAGATATTGTAG
- a CDS encoding ribosome assembly factor SBDS, with protein sequence MVNVDDAVIARLERYGERFEILVDAELAADYKRGEDIDISKVIAVEEVFKDAHKADKASEEAMEKAFETTDALEVADKIIHKGQIQITANQKRKMQEEKTKQVINQIAREAINPQTKLPHPPKRIAKAMEEAKVHIDPMKTVEEQIAPTVKAILTKIPIRIEKVQVAVKIPGTYAGKGYSTITQYGKLIKEEWENDGSWIGIVEIPGGLQDEFYTALSGLTHGEVETKLIK encoded by the coding sequence ATGGTTAATGTTGATGATGCAGTAATCGCACGTTTAGAAAGATATGGTGAAAGATTTGAAATATTAGTAGATGCTGAACTTGCTGCAGATTATAAAAGAGGAGAAGACATTGATATCTCCAAAGTAATAGCTGTTGAAGAAGTATTTAAAGATGCACATAAAGCAGACAAAGCCTCAGAAGAAGCTATGGAAAAAGCATTCGAAACTACAGATGCATTAGAAGTAGCTGATAAAATCATACATAAAGGCCAAATACAAATTACAGCAAATCAAAAACGTAAAATGCAAGAAGAAAAAACTAAACAAGTTATTAACCAAATAGCTCGTGAAGCAATAAATCCACAAACAAAACTTCCCCATCCACCAAAACGTATAGCAAAAGCTATGGAAGAAGCAAAAGTACATATTGATCCAATGAAAACTGTAGAAGAACAAATTGCACCTACTGTAAAAGCAATTTTAACAAAAATACCAATAAGAATAGAAAAAGTACAAGTTGCAGTTAAAATTCCTGGAACATATGCTGGAAAAGGATATTCTACAATAACCCAATATGGTAAATTAATTAAAGAAGAATGGGAAAATGATGGAAGTTGGATTGGTATTGTAGAAATCCCTGGAGGACTACAAGATGAATTTTACACAGCACTAAGTGGTCTAACACATGGAGAGGTTGAAACCAAATTAATTAAATAG
- the rpl37A gene encoding 50S ribosomal protein L37Ae, with amino-acid sequence MVKKSKVGSTGRFGARYGRKAKRTVKDIEDKMHAKHVCPKCDRPGVKRTHAGIWKCRKCGAVFTGGAYIPTTPMGKVAKRNIKRITGGE; translated from the coding sequence ATGGTAAAAAAAAGTAAAGTAGGATCTACTGGTCGTTTTGGTGCTAGATATGGTAGAAAAGCTAAAAGAACCGTAAAAGACATAGAAGACAAAATGCATGCAAAACATGTTTGTCCTAAATGTGATAGACCTGGTGTAAAAAGAACCCATGCAGGTATCTGGAAATGTAGAAAATGTGGCGCAGTATTTACTGGTGGAGCATACATTCCTACAACACCAATGGGAAAAGTTGCAAAACGTAACATTAAACGTATAACTGGAGGAGAATAA
- a CDS encoding methanogenesis marker 16 metalloprotein: MKDIQEKLDSNDAVVLTAEELKTKLRNNEEVTVDDVDVVTCGTSGIMSGTAALFHMPVSEPGKFNKAKEVYINGIPAYPGPCPNELLGSVDVMLYGTNHSETIDNYGGGFLLKDLIMGKSVEVKVIDIEDNEFTKTITLDEIGTARLFGTRMAFKNYNSFTNPDSHAQKSIFNASPMEGPFNSYSFSGCGDVNPLANDPNQDVIKPGLKVLLNGAEGIIIDNGTRSSSDKPNLLLTANIKDMDPHYVGGYKTGMGPEVFDSVAIPIPVLNEDILNNLKVLNKDIPLPVCDIHGRHLPIATIDYSVWDNTDYRPTTNPENCFECIPCLPEIYCPVNAFKKDKTVDTDLCYGCGYCATVCPRGVPIINTGVVSFESGDKLRKIPVTCRQSDKKRAIEIANDLKEAILDGSFKL; encoded by the coding sequence TTGAAAGATATTCAAGAAAAATTAGATTCTAACGATGCTGTTGTGTTAACAGCAGAGGAATTAAAAACTAAACTACGTAATAATGAAGAAGTTACAGTAGATGATGTGGATGTTGTAACTTGTGGTACTAGTGGAATTATGTCTGGTACAGCTGCATTATTCCACATGCCAGTTTCAGAACCTGGAAAATTTAATAAAGCAAAAGAAGTATATATCAATGGAATACCTGCATATCCTGGACCTTGTCCTAATGAATTATTAGGTTCTGTAGATGTAATGTTGTATGGAACAAATCATAGTGAAACTATTGATAATTATGGTGGAGGATTTTTATTAAAGGATCTTATAATGGGTAAGTCAGTAGAGGTAAAAGTTATTGATATTGAAGACAATGAATTTACTAAAACAATTACACTTGATGAAATTGGTACTGCTAGATTATTTGGTACAAGAATGGCATTTAAAAATTATAATTCCTTTACTAATCCTGATTCTCATGCACAAAAATCAATATTCAATGCTTCACCAATGGAAGGTCCATTTAATTCATATTCATTCTCGGGTTGTGGTGATGTAAATCCATTAGCAAATGATCCAAATCAAGATGTTATAAAACCTGGTTTAAAAGTGTTATTAAATGGTGCAGAAGGTATTATTATTGATAATGGTACTAGAAGTTCTTCTGATAAACCAAATCTTTTATTAACAGCTAATATTAAGGATATGGATCCACATTATGTTGGGGGTTATAAAACTGGTATGGGTCCAGAAGTATTTGATTCAGTTGCAATACCAATTCCTGTACTTAATGAAGATATATTAAACAATCTTAAAGTACTTAATAAGGATATTCCATTACCTGTATGTGATATTCATGGTAGACATTTACCTATAGCTACAATTGATTATAGTGTATGGGATAATACTGATTATAGGCCAACAACAAATCCTGAAAACTGTTTTGAATGTATTCCGTGTCTTCCGGAAATATATTGTCCAGTAAATGCATTTAAAAAGGATAAAACTGTGGATACTGATTTATGTTATGGTTGCGGATATTGTGCAACTGTATGTCCAAGAGGAGTACCTATTATTAATACAGGTGTGGTATCATTTGAATCTGGAGATAAATTAAGAAAGATTCCTGTTACATGTAGACAATCTGATAAAAAACGAGCTATTGAAATAGCAAATGATCTTAAAGAGGCTATTCTTGATGGTTCATTCAAGTTATAA
- a CDS encoding HisA/HisF-related TIM barrel protein, giving the protein MIIPVIDIMHNECVSGKSGRRSTYKKLRSIYGDNPLDIATALKEDGAQLIYIADLDKIERIDDNNNIISSINNIIPVMLDNGISSIEDIENNKNICSYNILATETMTSLDNIEEIFKKYDSNKLVVSIDIKNNELLVNNKDIDLEDVIYLINKYKPKYTIILNISYVGTKKGVNTNIIEEITKKIPHTKCCIAGGIRNSDIETYTKKNINNFLIGTLLHEGNLSYKLYMESKKNEK; this is encoded by the coding sequence ATGATTATTCCTGTAATTGACATTATGCACAATGAATGTGTTAGTGGAAAATCTGGTAGACGAAGTACTTATAAAAAATTAAGAAGTATTTATGGTGATAATCCATTAGATATTGCAACTGCTCTAAAAGAAGATGGTGCTCAACTAATATATATTGCTGATTTAGATAAAATTGAAAGGATAGATGATAATAACAATATAATATCTTCTATAAATAATATTATTCCTGTAATGTTAGATAATGGTATTTCATCTATTGAAGATATTGAAAATAATAAAAATATATGTAGTTACAATATATTAGCTACTGAAACTATGACAAGTCTTGACAACATAGAAGAAATATTTAAAAAGTATGATAGTAATAAGCTAGTTGTTAGTATAGATATTAAAAATAATGAGCTTCTTGTTAATAATAAGGATATTGATCTTGAGGATGTAATTTATTTAATTAATAAGTATAAACCAAAATATACTATAATTCTTAATATTTCATATGTTGGAACTAAAAAAGGTGTAAATACTAATATAATAGAAGAAATTACTAAAAAAATACCCCACACAAAATGTTGTATAGCAGGTGGTATTAGAAATAGTGATATTGAAACATACACTAAAAAAAATATTAACAACTTCCTTATTGGAACATTACTTCATGAAGGTAATCTTAGTTATAAATTATATATGGAAAGTAAAAAAAATGAAAAATAA
- a CDS encoding DUF3194 domain-containing protein yields MKPLNDSEVNEIINLAYDSCQKYILNYVNKKDFENIQITINLNTTNDSFNIDIDIDLDSDMKLPENLANSAIDVALEAVDEYVENRNN; encoded by the coding sequence ATGAAACCACTGAATGATTCTGAAGTAAATGAAATAATTAATTTAGCATATGATAGTTGTCAAAAGTATATTTTAAATTATGTAAATAAGAAGGACTTTGAGAATATTCAAATTACTATTAATTTAAATACTACTAATGATAGTTTTAATATTGATATTGATATTGACTTAGATAGTGATATGAAACTACCTGAAAATTTAGCAAATAGTGCTATTGATGTGGCCCTAGAAGCAGTTGATGAATATGTTGAAAATAGAAACAATTAA
- a CDS encoding exosome complex protein Rrp4, with the protein MIFVENKEIVLPGSLLTDNNYKLGRGTYKENGKIYSSITGLVYFESEQIKVIPLKDTYSPNYGDLVIGRVTGSSYSSWSIDINSTYHGFLPTTELYDKNEPNINNIINIKDMLLLRVANVDEINRVKLTLRSRGLGKFNQGTIIKVKQPTIHFLSEENAFLTTMIQEYTYTDVIIGKNGLIWINGLKENIERIIEIIELIEKEEPLKHNLIKHIQSMILNPK; encoded by the coding sequence ATGATATTTGTAGAAAATAAAGAAATAGTACTACCAGGTAGTTTATTAACAGACAATAATTATAAACTAGGTAGAGGTACTTATAAAGAAAATGGAAAGATATATTCCAGTATAACTGGATTAGTATACTTTGAAAGTGAACAAATAAAAGTAATTCCACTAAAAGATACATACAGTCCAAATTATGGTGATTTAGTTATTGGACGAGTAACTGGTTCATCATATTCTTCATGGTCTATTGATATTAACAGCACATATCATGGTTTTCTACCAACAACAGAATTATATGATAAAAATGAGCCCAATATTAACAACATAATCAATATTAAAGATATGTTACTTCTTAGAGTAGCCAATGTTGATGAAATAAATAGAGTGAAGTTAACTCTAAGATCTAGAGGTCTTGGTAAATTCAATCAAGGAACAATTATAAAAGTTAAACAACCAACAATACATTTTTTAAGTGAAGAAAATGCATTTTTAACAACTATGATACAAGAATATACATATACTGATGTAATTATTGGAAAAAATGGACTTATATGGATAAATGGATTGAAAGAAAATATTGAACGTATCATAGAAATAATAGAGCTTATTGAAAAAGAAGAACCACTAAAACATAACCTTATCAAACATATTCAAAGTATGATATTAAATCCAAAATAG
- a CDS encoding KEOPS complex subunit Pcc1, producing the protein MDNKNILKNIETIFEVEFNSENHAQIIYNSIKPELSFSRNDRSTTTIQLKNKSIIIEINSKDVVSLRASINSYVRWINLSMEILKI; encoded by the coding sequence ATGGATAATAAAAACATATTAAAGAATATTGAAACTATATTTGAAGTTGAATTTAATAGTGAAAACCATGCACAGATAATTTATAATTCAATTAAACCAGAGTTATCATTTTCACGTAACGATAGATCAACAACTACGATACAACTTAAAAATAAGAGTATTATTATTGAAATTAATTCAAAAGATGTTGTTTCTCTACGTGCTTCTATTAATTCTTATGTTCGTTGGATTAACTTATCAATGGAAATCTTAAAAATATAA
- a CDS encoding PfkB family carbohydrate kinase, translating to MKNKILTIGPITKDIIKTPTQTYIQTGGASYYQMWTLYQLKKEATAIITIGICDVEMINDFPEKNNIKPIITTQTMEYTNIYNKQLERTQKAKLPNNPITPEKISEKINIKEYDTAILSPLSKNDIPPETIKYLKTNNIKIILAPQGYLRTTDDNNNIISSKWDDKEKYLENVDIIALDEDEMKTAFNIQEITDTIIKDIIQKYNLNTIIMTKAEKGSNIYTKNKKIEIPAIKTKNNIDATGLGDTYIAAYTAKLDSNNIYEAGLYASIASKFKLESKGPLKVDEKLIQKELEKRIILN from the coding sequence ATGAAAAATAAAATACTTACTATAGGTCCAATTACAAAAGATATTATAAAAACACCAACACAAACATATATTCAAACAGGCGGTGCATCATATTATCAGATGTGGACATTATATCAATTAAAAAAAGAAGCTACTGCAATTATTACAATAGGTATTTGTGATGTTGAAATGATTAATGATTTTCCAGAAAAAAATAACATAAAACCAATCATAACAACACAAACAATGGAATACACAAACATATACAACAAACAGTTAGAAAGAACACAGAAAGCAAAACTTCCAAACAACCCAATAACACCCGAAAAAATAAGTGAAAAAATTAACATTAAAGAATATGACACAGCCATACTTTCCCCATTATCTAAGAATGACATACCACCAGAAACAATAAAATATCTTAAAACAAACAATATAAAAATAATACTTGCACCCCAAGGATATTTACGTACAACAGATGATAATAACAACATAATAAGCAGTAAATGGGATGATAAAGAAAAATATCTTGAAAATGTAGATATAATTGCATTAGATGAAGATGAAATGAAAACTGCATTTAATATTCAAGAAATCACAGATACAATTATCAAAGACATCATACAAAAATACAATTTAAACACGATAATTATGACAAAAGCAGAGAAAGGATCAAATATCTATACAAAAAATAAAAAAATAGAAATTCCAGCGATAAAAACCAAAAATAACATTGATGCCACAGGTCTAGGTGATACATATATTGCAGCATACACTGCAAAACTAGATTCTAATAACATCTATGAAGCAGGATTATATGCCTCAATAGCATCAAAATTTAAATTAGAATCAAAAGGCCCTTTAAAAGTAGATGAAAAACTAATTCAAAAAGAATTAGAAAAAAGAATTATATTAAACTAG
- a CDS encoding DNA-directed RNA polymerase subunit P — protein sequence MYKCIHCGKEVDIKTYAESKCPYCRYRILFKEVPVVKRTVKAR from the coding sequence ATGTACAAATGCATTCACTGTGGAAAAGAAGTTGATATTAAAACATATGCAGAATCTAAATGTCCATATTGCAGATACAGAATCTTATTTAAAGAAGTTCCTGTAGTTAAACGTACTGTTAAAGCTCGATAA
- the alaS gene encoding alanine--tRNA ligase, whose protein sequence is MTYELEQLGYKKQVCQKCGNTFWSIRERATCGDAPCDEYEFIGNPVTDKQYDLMGIQKKFKGFFKDHGHTPINRYPVLAKRWRNDVFLVGASIYDFQPWVTSGMVRPPANPLVVAQPSIRLNDVDNVGRTGRHMTCFTMGAHHAFNTDETPIYWKNETLRYCHEFLVSIGINPEEITYIESWWKGGGNEGPSFEICAHGVELATLVFIQYATTKDGLKEIPLKIVDTGYGLERIAWVSQGTPTAYDATFGSVIDKLTDISGVELNTEILSENARIAGMMDIEDISDLKLLRKKVADKLSLDPDMLKKTTAPMEAIYIVADHTRCLSFMLADGIIPSNVKEGYLARLVLRRTVKYMNELGLNESLSDIMKMQVDYLSKTYPEIKDNKDHIINITDLEEERYHTTLTKGKNLVKRSIKTLKKQNKKSFPTDMLINFYDSHGIPPETVEAISKENAFDANIPDNFYTQIAAAHEEEEEEEIEEMELNFPKTKLSFYDDLKQRTFTAKVLGVVDSNKIILNQTIYYPEGGGQPSDIGTITRVNGEVLNITYAQKVDGIVLHHVAKEDESKLDNIVGEEITGEIDSKRRDLLTRNHTATHLVIASAREVLGKHIWQAGAQKGLDKTRIDLSHYKRISHEEVQEIERLANKRVQENHPVNIQWYDRTDAEVKYGFKLYQGGIVPGKNIRVVEIPGIDVQACAGTHCEKTGDIGVIKLLRTERVQDGVERLEYAVSDSGIKKIQDDDDIIRNSSDVFGVDAEQLPRTCKRFFNEWKEQQKRIKSLEKQLAQVKIFSLENEIANINGYNVITEVLDVDNNQLREIAINLVEKEEVADIAILINNNGNIVASSNNKILEKGMKMGDVVNDIGKFLGGRGGGKPTLAQGAKMTDLSRKDEAFESVKEQIRSWN, encoded by the coding sequence ATGACTTATGAACTTGAACAATTAGGATATAAAAAACAAGTCTGTCAGAAATGTGGAAATACTTTCTGGTCTATTCGTGAAAGAGCAACATGTGGTGATGCTCCATGTGATGAATACGAATTTATTGGAAATCCTGTGACAGATAAACAATATGATTTAATGGGAATACAGAAGAAATTTAAAGGTTTCTTTAAAGATCATGGTCATACTCCAATAAACAGGTATCCTGTTTTAGCAAAAAGATGGAGAAATGATGTATTTCTAGTAGGAGCTTCAATCTATGATTTTCAACCATGGGTAACAAGTGGTATGGTAAGACCTCCAGCAAATCCATTAGTAGTTGCTCAACCATCTATTAGATTAAATGATGTAGATAATGTTGGAAGAACTGGTAGACATATGACCTGTTTTACTATGGGTGCACATCATGCATTTAATACAGATGAAACTCCTATCTATTGGAAAAATGAAACTTTAAGATACTGTCATGAATTCTTAGTAAGTATTGGAATTAATCCTGAAGAAATTACTTATATTGAATCATGGTGGAAAGGTGGAGGTAATGAAGGACCATCCTTTGAAATATGTGCTCATGGAGTAGAACTTGCAACATTAGTATTTATTCAATATGCAACTACAAAAGATGGATTAAAAGAAATTCCTCTAAAAATAGTAGATACTGGTTATGGTTTAGAAAGAATTGCATGGGTAAGTCAGGGAACTCCAACAGCATATGATGCAACATTTGGTTCAGTTATAGATAAACTCACTGATATAAGTGGTGTAGAATTAAATACTGAAATATTATCAGAAAATGCACGTATTGCTGGAATGATGGATATTGAAGATATATCTGATTTAAAACTTTTACGTAAAAAAGTAGCAGATAAATTATCTCTAGATCCAGATATGCTCAAAAAGACAACTGCACCTATGGAAGCAATATACATAGTTGCAGATCATACTAGATGTTTAAGTTTCATGTTAGCAGATGGAATTATACCATCTAATGTTAAAGAAGGTTATCTTGCAAGATTAGTTTTAAGACGTACTGTAAAATATATGAATGAATTAGGTCTTAATGAATCATTATCTGATATAATGAAAATGCAGGTAGATTACTTATCAAAAACATATCCTGAAATTAAGGATAATAAGGATCATATAATAAACATTACAGATTTGGAAGAGGAAAGATATCATACAACATTAACTAAAGGAAAAAACTTAGTTAAAAGATCTATTAAAACACTTAAAAAACAAAACAAAAAATCTTTCCCAACAGATATGTTAATTAATTTCTATGATTCACATGGAATTCCACCTGAAACTGTAGAAGCAATATCAAAAGAAAATGCATTTGATGCTAACATACCTGATAACTTCTATACACAAATTGCAGCAGCTCATGAAGAAGAAGAGGAAGAAGAAATTGAAGAAATGGAATTAAATTTCCCTAAAACAAAATTATCATTCTATGATGATTTAAAACAAAGAACATTCACTGCAAAAGTATTGGGAGTTGTTGATTCAAATAAAATCATACTCAATCAAACAATATATTATCCTGAAGGTGGAGGACAACCATCTGATATAGGTACAATAACAAGAGTAAATGGTGAGGTATTAAATATAACATATGCACAGAAAGTAGATGGTATTGTACTACATCATGTTGCAAAAGAAGATGAATCAAAACTTGATAATATTGTTGGTGAAGAAATAACTGGAGAAATAGATTCCAAACGTCGAGATTTATTAACAAGAAACCATACAGCAACACACCTTGTAATAGCATCTGCTAGAGAAGTGTTAGGAAAACATATATGGCAAGCAGGGGCTCAAAAAGGACTTGATAAAACAAGAATTGATTTATCACATTATAAACGTATATCTCATGAAGAAGTTCAGGAAATTGAAAGATTAGCAAATAAAAGAGTACAGGAAAATCATCCAGTAAATATTCAATGGTATGACCGTACAGATGCTGAAGTTAAATATGGTTTTAAATTATATCAGGGTGGTATAGTACCAGGTAAAAACATAAGGGTAGTTGAAATACCAGGTATTGATGTACAAGCTTGTGCAGGTACTCATTGTGAAAAAACTGGTGATATTGGAGTTATTAAATTACTTAGAACTGAAAGAGTACAAGATGGTGTTGAAAGATTGGAATATGCAGTATCTGACTCTGGAATTAAGAAAATACAAGATGATGATGATATTATCAGAAATAGTAGTGATGTTTTCGGTGTAGATGCTGAACAATTACCAAGAACATGTAAAAGATTCTTCAATGAATGGAAAGAACAACAAAAACGTATTAAATCTCTTGAAAAACAATTAGCTCAAGTAAAAATATTCTCATTAGAAAATGAAATTGCTAATATAAATGGATATAATGTTATAACAGAAGTATTAGATGTTGATAACAATCAATTAAGAGAGATTGCAATAAATCTTGTTGAAAAAGAAGAAGTTGCAGATATTGCTATATTAATTAATAATAATGGTAATATAGTAGCATCATCTAACAATAAAATACTAGAGAAAGGTATGAAAATGGGTGATGTTGTAAATGATATTGGTAAATTCCTTGGTGGAAGAGGTGGAGGAAAACCTACACTAGCACAGGGAGCTAAAATGACAGATCTTTCAAGAAAAGATGAGGCATTTGAATCAGTTAAAGAACAAATAAGAAGTTGGAATTAA
- the rrp42 gene encoding exosome complex protein Rrp42: protein MVNVISEVSKEKVFDLLNQGKRIDDRKFSEYRNISIKTNYIGKADGSAMVSIGCTTVIVGVKAQMTTPFNNAPNSGIIITNTELLAIASRNFEYGPPNKFAVEISRVVDRAIRESPVVDLDKLCVIEGSKSWKLHIDMYIVDFDGNIMDAACLGAICALLTTKIPTATSVNGEIVIDEENLTPLPIKNRSILCTVVKINNQLIVDPSKIEEILMDSSVSFGFREDGSLCALQKCGLNTLTHKEVTKAMKIASIRAKELFSIIDTI, encoded by the coding sequence ATGGTAAATGTAATCTCTGAAGTTTCTAAAGAAAAAGTATTTGATTTATTAAATCAGGGAAAAAGAATTGATGATAGAAAATTTAGTGAATATAGAAATATTTCCATAAAAACCAATTATATTGGAAAGGCTGATGGTTCTGCAATGGTGTCTATTGGTTGTACTACTGTGATTGTTGGAGTTAAAGCTCAAATGACAACACCATTTAATAATGCTCCAAATAGTGGTATTATCATAACAAATACTGAGTTACTTGCCATTGCAAGTCGTAATTTTGAATATGGCCCTCCAAATAAATTTGCTGTTGAAATATCACGCGTTGTAGATAGAGCTATTCGTGAATCTCCTGTTGTTGATTTAGATAAATTATGTGTTATTGAAGGAAGTAAATCATGGAAGTTACATATTGATATGTATATTGTTGACTTTGATGGAAATATTATGGATGCGGCATGCCTTGGAGCTATTTGTGCACTTTTAACAACAAAAATTCCTACAGCAACCAGTGTAAATGGTGAGATTGTTATTGATGAAGAAAATTTAACTCCCCTTCCTATTAAAAATAGAAGTATTTTATGTACAGTTGTGAAAATCAACAACCAGTTAATTGTTGATCCTTCAAAAATTGAGGAAATATTAATGGATTCAAGTGTATCATTTGGATTTAGAGAGGATGGTAGTTTATGTGCCCTTCAAAAATGTGGTCTTAATACATTAACACATAAGGAAGTTACAAAAGCTATGAAGATTGCAAGTATTCGTGCAAAAGAATTATTTTCTATAATTGATACTATATAA
- a CDS encoding prefoldin subunit beta, with protein sequence MDMPQNIQEQLNQFQQVQQQAQSIAMQKQTLTLQINESKKALDELSKTADDQDVYKTAGPLLIKTTKTDSEADLKDSIEMLEIRQKTIEKQEKRITGKLEELQKNLQEAMSQMKQ encoded by the coding sequence ATGGATATGCCACAAAATATTCAAGAACAATTAAATCAATTCCAACAAGTACAACAACAAGCTCAATCAATTGCTATGCAAAAACAAACATTAACTTTACAAATTAATGAGTCTAAAAAAGCTTTAGATGAATTATCAAAAACAGCAGATGATCAAGATGTTTATAAAACAGCTGGACCACTACTTATAAAAACAACAAAAACTGATTCTGAAGCAGACTTAAAAGATAGTATTGAAATGCTTGAAATTAGACAAAAAACTATTGAAAAACAAGAAAAACGTATAACTGGTAAACTTGAAGAATTACAAAAAAATCTTCAAGAAGCTATGAGTCAAATGAAACAATAG
- the rrp41 gene encoding exosome complex exonuclease Rrp41 has translation MTNEFIRKDGRAYNTLRNMKMEVGVLNNADGSAYIECGNNKILVGVYGPREIHSKKHSKPDGAVLRCKYNMAPFSVKERKRPGPNRRSTEISKLISEAITPNIFLEKYPRASIDISIEVLEAEGGTRCLGIVGASLALADAEIPMKDLISACAVGKVDDHIVLDLSEQEDQTGQADMPLAIIPRTGEITFLQMDGNLTQEEFEEALDLAYDGCYYINQLQKEALLSKYGGSY, from the coding sequence GTGACTAATGAATTTATAAGAAAAGATGGAAGAGCATATAATACTCTTAGAAACATGAAAATGGAAGTAGGAGTTCTTAACAATGCTGATGGTTCTGCATACATTGAATGTGGAAATAATAAAATATTAGTTGGAGTATATGGACCTAGAGAAATACATTCTAAAAAACATTCAAAACCTGATGGTGCAGTATTAAGATGTAAATATAATATGGCACCATTTTCTGTAAAAGAACGAAAAAGACCTGGACCAAATAGACGATCCACTGAAATTTCAAAGTTAATATCTGAAGCTATAACACCAAATATCTTCCTTGAGAAATACCCAAGGGCATCAATTGACATATCTATTGAAGTACTTGAAGCTGAAGGTGGAACAAGATGTCTTGGAATTGTAGGTGCTAGTCTTGCATTAGCAGATGCTGAAATTCCTATGAAAGATCTTATTAGTGCATGTGCTGTTGGTAAAGTAGATGACCATATAGTTCTTGACTTATCAGAACAAGAAGATCAAACTGGACAAGCAGACATGCCACTTGCAATCATTCCCAGAACTGGAGAAATTACTTTTCTTCAAATGGATGGTAACTTAACACAGGAAGAATTTGAAGAAGCATTAGATTTAGCTTATGATGGATGTTATTATATAAATCAACTACAAAAAGAAGCTTTACTTAGTAAATATGGGGGTAGTTATTAA